One genomic window of Cystobacter fuscus DSM 2262 includes the following:
- a CDS encoding protein-glutamate methylesterase/protein-glutamine glutaminase, with amino-acid sequence MSAEEPLKVLVVDDSAPNRRLLTELLESSPDVRVVSTAADGNEGLRQVLALHPDVVTLDLEMPRLGGYSFLRLLKSAAPTPVIVISSYAHKADVFKALELGAFDFIAKPSKPTPDALERLRRELHEKVHAARRVRAELQPAVRRSRVIPLEPSFVVGVGASTGGPPAVQRLLESLSPEPSMSLLVCQHMPKQFTRAFAERLDRLGPFTVREAQEGDTLQPGHVFIAPGGRQLVVYRQGGQYTLGTPPPTMQDKHAPSVDRLFMSLAEVFGSKAVGVVLTGMGSDGALGAKSIRKAGGEVWAESERTAVIYGMPQEAVATGAVSRVLPLGEIGPALVELARKRRVT; translated from the coding sequence CTGAAGGTCCTGGTGGTGGACGACTCGGCGCCCAACCGCCGGCTGCTCACGGAGCTGCTGGAGTCCTCGCCGGACGTGCGCGTGGTGAGCACCGCCGCCGACGGCAACGAGGGCCTGCGTCAGGTGCTGGCGCTGCACCCGGACGTGGTGACGTTGGACCTGGAGATGCCGCGGCTGGGCGGCTATTCCTTCCTGCGCCTGCTCAAGAGCGCCGCGCCCACGCCCGTCATCGTCATCTCCAGCTATGCGCACAAGGCGGACGTGTTCAAGGCGCTGGAGCTGGGTGCCTTCGACTTCATCGCCAAGCCCTCCAAGCCCACGCCCGATGCGCTGGAGCGGCTGCGCCGGGAGCTGCATGAGAAGGTCCACGCCGCGCGGCGGGTGCGCGCGGAGCTCCAGCCCGCGGTGCGCCGCTCGCGTGTCATTCCCCTGGAGCCCTCGTTCGTGGTGGGCGTGGGGGCCTCCACGGGTGGACCGCCCGCGGTGCAGCGGCTGTTGGAGTCGCTCTCGCCCGAGCCGTCGATGAGCCTGCTGGTGTGCCAGCACATGCCCAAGCAGTTCACCCGCGCCTTCGCCGAGCGCCTGGACAGGCTCGGCCCCTTCACGGTGCGCGAGGCACAGGAGGGCGACACGCTCCAGCCGGGCCATGTCTTCATCGCCCCCGGTGGACGGCAGCTCGTGGTGTACCGGCAGGGTGGGCAGTACACGCTCGGGACACCGCCGCCGACGATGCAGGACAAGCACGCGCCCTCGGTGGACCGGCTCTTCATGAGCCTGGCCGAGGTGTTCGGTTCCAAGGCGGTGGGTGTGGTACTGACGGGCATGGGCTCGGATGGGGCCCTGGGCGCCAAGAGCATCCGCAAGGCGGGCGGCGAGGTGTGGGCGGAGTCGGAGCGCACGGCGGTCATCTACGGAATGCCCCAGGAGGCGGTGGCCACCGGAGCGGTGAGCCGGGTGCTGCCGCTGGGGGAGATTGGCCCGGCGCTGGTGGAACTGGCACGGAAGAGACGGGTGACATGA